The Erigeron canadensis isolate Cc75 chromosome 1, C_canadensis_v1, whole genome shotgun sequence genome segment TGTGAGAACTAAAAAAATGTCGAGAACTACGATAACTAATTATAGCCATTAGATTAAGTAAATCAAAGGTTAATAAAAGTCaatggcatttttgtaaataaggtaacacattatatatatatatatatagagagagagagagagagagagagagagagagtgtgtgtgtgtacagTTATTGTGAGAACCAAAAAAATGTTGAGAAATACGATAACTAATTATAGTCATTAGATTAAGTAAATCAAGGGTTAATAAAAGTcaatgacatttttgtaaataaggTAACACATTTAAAGGGTAATGGCGTCTAAAAGGATACAATAGGAATTATGAAAATAAATCTGATAtacaataacaaaacaaaatattaaaacacGAAAGCTACGCACGATTTTTTGGAGAGAAAATGGAAGcttttgacttttgaatatttattagaatctttttctttttaccacTACATCACCAacgatttttttctttttcaattaaaaagatttattatCAACTCTAAAGTTTACAATTTGATGAAAGTTTTAACTTAaacaatgatttatttattaaaaaaattgtgtaTATTTTTACATTCTAACTGATCACATGTGAACATTTCATGACCTGAATTTTAATTATTCATACATGAAcatatatttctaaaaaaagttcacaagtatatacatacaaacaaataaacaatcatTATAAATTACGTTTATATGTGAACTATTAATGTTTTACTTCATGAAATGGTGCATAGATGCATCGACAGCATCGTGTATGTATTGTATACACATGTATGCATAGGTGCAcgtaaatgtatatattatgcACACGTGTTCATAGGTGCGTTCATATGTGtgcaaataatttatgcacatATGTGCATGGGTGCGTTCATACGTGTACAAATAATCTATTGTATGTCAAAATAGAAAAACACACTTATTCATGCCAAATTATACATAACAATGAGTGTTCTTATGTGAacacaaaattataaatttaattatacaTGTATAATTTGAAGAATACATGTAATTAACCTATCTACTGCAAGTTCTACTATTAAGGGGAGGTAATGTTAATCAACTCTAACGACAAACCATTCAGGTTGAATTTGATATAACGTAGAAAGCGAATAGACCGAGTATATATTCTTATTTTTCAACGTGAACACATTAAACAAAAACTACGATttctaaaagttaaaaatgataCGTACATAGTTGGACGGAAAATAGTGCTGGAAGTAAACAAATCAAGTAACAAAGTTAAGATTATTTAGCCAATTAGCCTTTGAGCATCGAATACAATTTATGTTTTCATATTGAAATTTGCAGAGATTTTTGAAAGTTGTCAATATTGCAAATACTTTATGAGTCAAAATGAAACTCCTTGATCTCTCCaaaatactttgaaaaacaTGAGCGTATATAGAGTCCccatttattatgtttaaatttaaacCAAGAGTTGGTTATGTAACTGCAAGAGAGATGATAGTGGGATTATTCGTTTAAATTAGCTttattaatttacaatattatcctaacacatattaatGAAATAAGAGTTCTCGTAGTTCTCGACAAATAattggttctcattttatctttttactatatatatatatatacattatatgcATATACGACCTCTATTTTACAATAATCGTTCACTAACAAAATACATTTGCATTTTAGGATTTAGAGTAGCTTGTGGCACTGTAAGGGCTTTGTATATTTGACTTAGCTAGCTAAGCGACAACTTTTTGTTTATGGATCACTCTAGTACATGCGATTCTGTTAGTTGGCTCctaaaaaatcatattaattgTATATTTAATACCGGTTAAGTAAAACATTACAATGATAAATTCATTAGCCTAAAATTTCTTCCAACAAAAAGATGATAACATTTAgtaaattgaaaacaaaattaaaaagaagattTGATAAAATTTACATGTCATATTTTTGTGATTGCAAAAGAATATTTAAGCAAATCGTGAACAAATCCTATCATGTTCCTTGGACTAGATACCATATTTGAACTAACTATATTATAAGGaatatgataaatttttttaacaaaatagctTAATAATTAATCTACTCACAAAAAGATGACATGtgtgaaaatcaaagaataagTTTAGGATTCAGTGGAATTCACATGCTATCATCTTATGATTTTAGTAGGATCAAACATTTTTTAGTTAGATTTActattttctatattttaagAGAGGTGATATAAATACAAACTGTGCAAATATATAATGCATAATTATGATAAAGCAAAAGCATTTTATGCAGAGGCGAAAccagaaaaaaaaatctcagaagagacaaaattaaaaaaatcaatgaaaaataaatttaaaaagaggCAAATGTAAAAAcctataaattttattaaaaaataataaaaaaaagttaacaaatatatataatgcataatTATGATAAAGCAAAAACATTTTATGCAGAGACggtattagaaaaaaaaaatcttagaagagacaaaattaaaaaaataatgaaaaataaattaaaaaagaggcaattgttaaaaacctataaattttttttataaatcaacaaaaaaaagttaaaaatacatGTTAAAATCTGACCTCCTTTACCTTCCATATGATACTACCCTTAATTTTATGATACTATTATCAGTTCTCATAtttgaaaaagtgaaaaaacacaaacatataataaaacaaaagtaaagCCCCGTTACAAGGTTAAGTTTGTCAAACCCAAAAACAATCTTTATCGAACCccaaaaatatacatacacgacatgtatctatctatatctatcattaaaaatacatataattatagcaaactaaagaaaaaaaaataaagggagGTGGGGTAGAAGACAAGAGAAACGGCTTCCTTGTAGAGACTCTATGCATCATAATGTCATATGCACAACTGCCATTCATTAAAACCATACCCACATTTTTTCCACACACCTTCtatacaaaaacacacacacaaacaaaacacatatacatatagtgTCTATAATATCCAAGAAACACCTCACAAACAACCCATCTATCAATCTTTCTTGTTTGATTTATTCTTTCattcctttttttaatttaaatctcATCAATTTTAACTATCTGGGGTTATTAAAGATTGAATCTTTATATCATTATCTGTTGTTTTGGGATTTGAAAATGGCTATGATTAGTCTATCAAAGTTTCTTGATAAACTTTATTTGATGGCTGAAGGTGGATCTCGTTATTGTTCTAAAAAATCAGATGATATTTGTGGCGATGAGGTATATTTTACTCtattttaattgtatttatttCGTTTATTTAgagtttcatgatttttttCTAGACATTGTGTGAGGTTGTAAATtagttgttttaattttatttttttctatttagtGCCTTAAATCTTGTCAAGATTTTGGATCCTTTCTAGAATATATTTTGCCCCAAGTTTaataaaaaccaacaaaaagatatatatggtcTACTTGTGTAACTTTCTTTGTATGTGAACTTTGAATTCAAAAAAGGGGTTCTCAAATTTTGAAACTTTCAATCAAATAAAGCTTTATTATGATGTTATACATCTAGAAATGTATATAAGCCGATTAAACTTTAAGTAATTTATATCATATTCTTGAGATCCATTTGAGCCCTTTTTAGTCTTCTTTTGAGTATATCTGTGTATGACTATGAAATCAATTATTTTGCAGAAAAAAAGAATATTGTGATTGTTTTGTAAACTTTACTTTGTAATAACCAAAAGGTTGTATTGATTTTTAGGATTCAGGAGGAGCTACAACAATGTCAAGAGTACGATGTATACTTCGTGGGCTAGACTTGAAAACACTCGTGTTTCTATTCGTATTAGTCCCAACTGTGATCCTTGGTTTATATGTCCATGGTCAGAAAATCTCATACTTTTTACGCCCTTTATGGGAATCTCCACCAAAACCGTTCCACGAAATCCCACATTACTATCACGAAAACGTGTCAATGCAGAATCTTTGCAGGCTTCATGGGTGGGGAACCCGTGAGTTTCCAAGGCGTGTTTTTGATGCTGTTTTGTTTAGTAATGAAGTAGACCTTCTTACAATTAGATGGCATGAATTGTATCCTTATGTTACAGAGTTTGTACTACTTGAATCAAACTCGACTTTCACTGGATTACCTAAACCATTGGTGTTTGATAGTCAACGCGATCAATTTAAATTCGTGGAACCAAGATTGACATATGGGAAAATTCCTGGGAGGTTTCGTAAAGGGGAGAATCCGTTTGTTGAGGAGGCTTATCAAAGACTTGCATTGGATTATCTTTTGAGAAAAGCGGGTATTCAAGATGATGATTTGTTGATCATGTCTGATATTGATGAGATACCAAGTAGACACACCATTAATCTCTTGAGATGGTGTGATGATATACCTCCAATTCTTCATCTCCGCCTTAAGAATTACTTATATTCGTTTGAGTTTTTTCTTGATAATAATAGTTGGAGGGCGTCTGTTCATAGATATCAATCAGGAAAGACAAGATATGCTCATTACCGCCAATCAGATGTTGTGTTGGCAGATGCAGGGTGGCATTGTAGCTTTTGCTTTCGCCGCATCAGTGAGTTTGTTTTCAAGATGAAAGCTTATAGCCATGTCGATAGAGTGAGGTTCAATAAGTTCTTGAACCCCAAAAGGGTTCAAAAGGTAATCTGCAGAGGAGCAGATCTCTTTGATATGTTACCCGAAGAGTACACGTTTAAGGAAATAATCGGGAAAATGGGACCTATCCCTCATTCGTATTCAGCTGTTCATCTTCCTGCTCACCTTCTAGAGAATGCTGATAAGTACAGATTTCTTTTACCAGGAAACTGCATAAGAGAAAGTGAGTGAAAATCAATATTTAgaacttttctttttggtgtaAAGGTTGGatctttgaagtttgcatacgAAACCCATAGCAGGTTTAACCAAAAGATAGTTGACTCGGACTTATATTATCCGGCGATACTGCATCATCATTCTTTCAGAAATGTTCGATTTCTGTGGTGAACAATGTACATAGTGTTCAAATTGGGGATACAcattttcaagatttttatcatcttttatCCCCTTTTGAGGAAGGTAATTCGAAGAAATTCCAAGAGTTCTCTATATGGTTTTAGGaaattttgaatcttgacacaaatctattttaaatattattaattcaaATTTGtgttacatatacatatatttaactcATGAGTTGTAACTTGGGGGGTTTGTCCTGTTATATCTTTATAGAGGATTGTTTATATTGATGTTATGACTGCcttgtttgttttgtatatgtcAACTGTTTGTGTATATACAGCtatgaatatgtatataaaaataaaacattgaaACAGCCGAAGCCAGAAGTATTCTTGGCATAAAAGAAGAATCTGATGCCTTTGTTAGacaaagtttttgttttcaggTTGGCATCGTGTCCTACATACATATACAGCTGCtaaatttatattcttttttcttttatttatagaagTTGCATGTTGACAGCCAAGCATGTTCTATTGTCTAAAATGTTTGGCTTACAAGATTGTTTATGTGAAAGttgaaatatatatgatttggtCTAGGTTCTTTGTCCCTTGTTCATGCCTCATGGTGTTTGGTGTGATGTTGGGTTTATTATTTGGTATAATGTTGGGTTGGGTTTGGTAAGAAAAAGCTGTTTTCTGGATCGGAATTTTTGTTAAG includes the following:
- the LOC122609887 gene encoding beta-1,4-mannosyl-glycoprotein 4-beta-N-acetylglucosaminyltransferase-like is translated as MAMISLSKFLDKLYLMAEGGSRYCSKKSDDICGDEDSGGATTMSRVRCILRGLDLKTLVFLFVLVPTVILGLYVHGQKISYFLRPLWESPPKPFHEIPHYYHENVSMQNLCRLHGWGTREFPRRVFDAVLFSNEVDLLTIRWHELYPYVTEFVLLESNSTFTGLPKPLVFDSQRDQFKFVEPRLTYGKIPGRFRKGENPFVEEAYQRLALDYLLRKAGIQDDDLLIMSDIDEIPSRHTINLLRWCDDIPPILHLRLKNYLYSFEFFLDNNSWRASVHRYQSGKTRYAHYRQSDVVLADAGWHCSFCFRRISEFVFKMKAYSHVDRVRFNKFLNPKRVQKVICRGADLFDMLPEEYTFKEIIGKMGPIPHSYSAVHLPAHLLENADKYRFLLPGNCIRESE